One Rhizoctonia solani chromosome 3, complete sequence genomic region harbors:
- a CDS encoding C2H2 zinc finger, which produces MADVNKPRGRGRPRGRGGNAASRVQAPREAQNIAAAPVAPELIARRNKRRVEELERSNYTDVRNTDLGTGLAGNRSRTTLADDCNKGRKKSTTHVRSILLYRKNLNAIIEQEGLGSLPSHVPSYLTAAAPESATEARKLCSPRIRIHVVNGELLDVAAITRNDGFDSVGENSLSLGLETRDRNQDWVLDLHIRNWAYPNCGLALVGGGSVEAATYWNDVERHGQHCVTMCIYAIWSLQREDEPTGTALSIVSNDHLLLEELSVNMGGDHMCPVCSATFTRPQHVARHMRSHTGDRPYACQTCGDRFARSDLLSRHVNKCHTPGGLANTTSRKQGARNQSAASDDKKRRPCEECTQSSTKCDFGRPSCNNCSSRGSKCNYPKTKRPRRNTNPSPNNVPGTLPEHAISLPQEPMINSFGHYQEDMPPFNFHYPPPDNPIAMPPIFDNTVPMPNPASNTFMGSPEAPSLSFSAATSESADSSPWNGMDLMGLNNVPSNFDGGVFHDPNAPSYTSSHKFQTSMGSPFSYNIDSQHEPSQIPLTTLHQRPASASYQRHSIQHHQRHRSSPSLDGSHQLLNQALLRAQGQQYPAITPTRLYMHRGSVSASDSGTDYESSGRPGTASEYTDFPSPMSLVGSESGSTTSIGRAIDDIALHDPGASSLLSMGPMMVPGIGMGTGLTPQVESPSRPSMTQRQSTFGDLKAFWNECMDGQNQPNGEGRGHSLAKMTSMPCLKTPRGDATPRAAAVDPLTRIGQQRPQSGAGQTPRVGGPETKGLEQYRSALNALPAPSLQMAPKMKAAAAKQEESDSKTNIKNDPTFPPPFAPGTLQGDAWRSLMTNTGSYVVEPSNNRPNYKRLPSQTLGPENSKRAKDGDDNAVLTDDDDDDATETDYKQSQQEWHRRMSLPALGRSGVGAARLRQPQPVPASGRQGGVLN; this is translated from the exons ATGGCAGATGTCAATAAACCACGAGGGAGGGGTAGACCAAGGGGCCGGGGTGGTAATGCTGCAAGTCGAGTGCAAG CACCCCGGGAAGCCCAGAACATTGCTGCGGCGCCTGTAGCACCTGAACTGATAGCGCGACGCAACAAGCGACGGGTCGAAGAACTTGAA CGATCCAATTATACAGATGTCAGAAACACTGATCTGGGGACCGGTCTAGCAGGTAACCGGAGTCGGACGACACTCGCAGACGACTGTAACAAGGGTCGGAAGAAGTCTACTACCCATGTGCGGTCGATCCTATTGTACCGAAAAAATCTAAATGCGATTATCGAACAAGAG GGGTTGGGATCACTTCCCAGCCATGTGCCCAGCTATCTGACTGCCGCAGCACCTGAGAGCGCGACAGAAGCCCGAAAATTGTGTTCG CCACGCATACGGATACACGTTGTGAACGGCGAATTGCTTGATGTCGCGGCAATTACACGCAATGATGGGTTCGATTCGGTCGGTGAGAACAGCCTTAGCTTAGGGTTGGAAACGAGGGATCGCAATCAAGACTGGGTCCTAGATTTGCATATACGCAACTGGGCCTACCCAAACTGTGGTCTGGCGCTTGTCGGCGGTGGCTCGGTCGAGGCAGCTACCTATTGGAATGATGTTGAACGCCACGGGCAGCATTGTGTCACaatgtgcatatatgcg ATTTGGAGCCTTCAAAGAGAGGACGAGCCGACCGGAACCGCTCTCTCAATTGTAAGCAACGACCACCTTTTGCTAGAAGAATTATCTGTCAATATGGGCGGAGATCATATGTGTCCTGTATGTTCTGCGACATTTACACGGCCCCAACACGTAGCACGCCACATGCGCTCCC ACACTGGAGACAGACCCTACGCATGCCAGACCTGCGGAGACCGCTTCGCAAGAAG TGACCTGCTCTCTCGCCATGTGAACAAGTGCCATACCCCCGGCGGCCTTGCCAATACAACGTCGCGTAAGCAGGGGGCGCGCAACCAATCAGCAGCCTCGGATGACAAGAAGCGCCGTCCATGCGAGGAGTGCACACAAAGCAGTACCAAATGCGATTTTGGACGCCCATCATGCA ATAATTGTTCCTCACGTGGTTCCAAATGTAACTATCCCAAGACGAAGCGTCCCCGTCGAAACACCAACCCTTCTCCCAACAACGTGCCTGGAACACTTCCCGAACACGCTATCTCCCTCCCCCAAGAGCCGATGATAAACTCATTTGGCCATTACCAGGAAGATATGCCACCCTTCAATTTCCACTACCCACCCCCTGACAACCCCATCGCCATGCCCCCTATATTCGATAACACCGTACCAATGCCCAATCCGGCCTCGAACACGTTTATGGGAAGCCCAGAAGCGCCTTCTCTTTCCTTTTCGGCCGCAACAAGTGAAAGCGCCGACTCATCTCCATGGAATGGCATGGACCTGATGGGACTGAACAACGTACCCAGTAACTTTGATGGCGGTGTCTTCCATGATCCCAACGCGCCTAGCTACACATCATCGCACAAGTTTCAGACCTCGATGGGCAGCCCGTTCAGCTATAATATCGATTCACAACACGAGCCAAGTCAAATTCCACTGACTACGCTTCACCAGCGCCCGGCATCAGCCTCTTATCAGCGTCACTCGATCCAGCACCATCAGCGCCATCGCTCGTCTCCTTCACTTGATGGATCTCATCAACTTCTTAATCAAGCGCTGTTGCGCGCTCAGGGTCAACAATACCCTGCCATCACCCCGACTAGACTGTACATGCACCGTGGCAGCGTAAGCGCGAGTGACTCGGGTACGGACTATGAATCTTCTGGAAGACCGGGAACCGCTAGCGAATACACCGACTTTCCTAGCCCAATGAGTCTAGTTGGTTCGGAATCCGGAAGTACCACCAGTATTGGACGTGCGATCGACGATATAGCCTTGCATGACCCTGGCGCTAGCTCTCTGCTTTCCATGGGCCCTATGATGGTCCCCGGGATAGGTATGGGGACTGGACTCACCCCTCAGGTCGAGTCTCCGTCTAGGCCCTCTATGACGCAACGCCAATCAACCTTCGGGGATCTCAAGGCTTTCTGGAACGAATGCATGGATGGCCAAAACCAGCCCAATGGCGAGGGCCGGGGGCACTCTTTGGCCAAGATGACGTCAATGCCTTGTCTAAAGACGCCGAGAGGAGATGCAACCCCCCGTGCCGCTGCGGTCGATCCCCTCACTAGAATTGGCCAGCAACGGCCTCAGTCCGGAGCCGGCCAGACTCCTCGCGTGGGTGGGCCGGAGACTAAAGGGCTCGAACAGTATCGTAGTGCCTTGAATGCGCTACCAGCACCGTCTCTCCAGATGGCACCCAAGATGAAAGCTGCAGCAGCTAAGCAAGAAGAGTCTGATTCGAAAACCAATATCAAGAACGACCCAACCTTCCCCCCTCCTTTTGCTCCCGGTACCCTCCAAGGTGATGCCTGGCGCTCATTGATGACCAACACTGGATCGTACGTCGTGGAACCGAGCAACAATCGACCAAACTACAAGCGCTTGCCGTCTCAGACGCTTGGGCCCGAGAATAGCAAGCGTGCCAAGGACGGTGACGATAATGCAGTTTTAactgacgacgacgacgatgacgcGACGGAAACCGATTATAAGCAGTCGCAACAGGAATGGCACCGTCGGATGAGTTTACCAGCACTGGGTCGTTCAGGTGTTGGTGCAGCCCGGTTGCGCCAGCCGCAGCCAGTACCTGCATCAGGCAGGCAAGGCGGCGTACTCAACTGA